AGACTTGTGTGTACACCGTAGCCTGCTATACCTGGGAATTAGACGATTAGGCTTGTTGTATTTCTGGACGACCATCTTCAACCACAAATGAAGCCCGCTTACTAATCGTGCCATTTGGGGTTGTGACTTTTGACATAACCAAATAGTCTGTCTTCCAGGTTGTGGGAGTCAAGGCACAGCGAACATATCCCCGTTGAGCATTGTAGAACTTAATGTGTGGGTTATCGGGTAAGTAAGCTTCAACGTTGGGGTTGCTGTCTGCCCCATCGCCACCGGAGCTAATTGAGGTAGCGACAAATTCACTTCCAAGTGTGGCGGATTCTGGGTTATCAAAGTTAGCCTTCAGATTCATCGCCCAGTTAGAATGCACATCACCTGCCAAGGATATTGGATTAGAAGGCTGGCGCTGTCCGAGGAAAGCCATGAGGCGATCGCGCGAAGCCACATAACCATCCCATTTATCCATGCTGTAAGTTCCGCCTTCCCCTGGTGTTGTGTCTCTTTGAGCAATTGGTACTTGCTGCGCCAAAACATTCCACTTCGCTTTTGAGTTATTTAGACCATCGAATAACCAATCCTCCTGTGCCTTGCCGGTAATCGTTGCATTCGGATCTAAGTTTTCTGGGCAACGTTCTTTAGTGCCATCACCACAGGGCTGATCGGTGCGGTATTGGCGGGTATCTAAAACATGGAAGGTGGCTAAGTTACCAAAGGAGAGCCGACGGTAAAGTTGCATATCGGGGCCAACGGGACGCGAGAAGGGGCGGAGTGGCATGTGTTCGTAGTAAGCCTGATAAGCAATAGCTCGCCGTTGGAGAAAAATTGCCCGATCCTGATCTGGTTCAGTATCAATTTGTGAGATGTTGTTGGCGTAGTTGTTTTCTACCTCATGGTCATCCCAGGTAACAATCCACGGAAACGCTGCATGAGCTGCTTGCAGATTGGTATCGGTTTTATAGAGGGCGTGACGGTTGCGGTAATCCTCTAAAGTAAAAATTTCTGAACCATTGTGTTGTCTAGGGCGATTTTCTGTGATTCCCCCTTCATAGATGTAATCGCCCACATGCACTACTAAATCGAGGTCATCTTTAGCCAGATATTTGTAGGCAGTATAGTATCCCTGCTCATAGTGCTGACAGGAGACAAGGGCAAAGTTAAATTTATTTAAGTAGCTATTTGCTAAAGGCGCTGTACGAGTGCGACCAACGGGGCTAGCGTCTTGACCGACAAGAAACCGATACCAGTACCAAGTATCAGATTGCAGTCCTTCTACCACAACTCGAACTGAATGAGCTAGTTCTGGAGTTGCCAGTACCGTACCTCTGGAGACAATCCGCCTCATATTAGAATCAGTTGCAACTTCCCAGCGAATTGGCACATTCACAGGTGGCATTCCACCTCCGTTTAGGGGTTCAGGAGCAAGACGAGTCCAGATCACTACGCTGGTAGGATAGGGTTCACCCGATGCAACACCTAAAGTGAAAGGATAATTGGAAAATCTGCTTCTAGCGATCGCTCTTTGAGAAGAAAATTGGTTAGCGATCGCCAAACCAGATAATGCTCCTGCTCCAATAATTAAGTTGCGTCGTTTGATTCGACTGTGCAAGAACTGCTCAAAATTCCGGTAATCTACCATTCTCTACTCCTGGCTAACAAGTTAAAGTGCAGCAACAGCTAACACAAAGAAGGTGGAGTAATCGGAGGAAAATTTCGTAATTATTTCCTTATACCAATTCTTTATTAAAACCCATATAAATAACCCCACCACCCTTGTTAAGGACAGGTTGGGAGGGGTCATAATGTGCAGCTTTATAAAAAATTGGTACGATCAAAATCAGATTTTAAGTTCCAATTTTTCCCTCTGCTATCAATGTGTCAGATGTTGTTTCCCCCCACATAAAAGCCTACTAATAAGAGATTAATCCTTGGCAAAGGAATTGTTAATATCAACTTAACCAAGGTTAGATTTTAATCTTTTTCATTGATGCTACCTTTCTCTTCATCATTATTGAGCCAAGGCTACAAGCAAAAAGAACACCAACTAAAGGTGTAGATTCAGGTACTTGTCTATAAGAAACTGTACCTGATATAAGTTCAGCATTGGGAGAAGTTTTAGAGTAAATTGTAAAATCCTCACCAATAATTTCATAACTGATAGAACTGGAAGGATTAGCTTTATCATTAAACTGATAATCTAATCCAAAATACGTTTGTCCTGTTAAGGATGTGGTTTTAAAAACAAGAGGAAAATCTGGGTAATTTGCATCATCTTGTTCAGTGTAAATGGTAGAGTCGCCATCAAATTTGAAAGAAAGTGACTTAATGGGAGCTTCGGTATTATAGTCATTCCTGAAGGTTGAGTCATCAAAGCTAAAAAAACCATTGTCCTTTGTTAATGGAGTATCAACGGTGAAAGCGTAATTAACAATTGCAGCAGATGCAGATTTTACATCTATGGTAGAAAAACCTAAAGCAATAGTAGCAGCAACCAATAAATTTGGAACCAATTTCATCTCAATTTTCCTTACCATCAACTTCTGTAAATAATGCAATTACAAGCTACAAAAATAGCTTTTATCTAACTTACTTATTTTCCCAATTGAAATCCATAACTGTTCGATCCAGTTATGAAATCATTTTTCAATAAGAAGCAAACAACTGCCCAAATTGTTTTGAGACACCCCATTTTAAAATTAGGAGTTTAAGCAAACTTTAATCAAAGGTAAAATTGAAAAAGAATTCAGAATGGGCTTACGCCCCGCTGCGCTAACAGGAGTCCGAATCAAGACGCTCGTTAAAGAAGGGCGGGGTTAAATTATCAATTACATTACTAAATTCTCAATAAAACAGGTTTTTCCGTTGCGATGCCTATGCGTAGTGTACTAGAGGTAATCGCATTCCAAAATAGCCTATTCCTGTTTTTAGTTTTAACACTTAGTCTTAACTCAATTGTATTGCCTCTAATTCTTCCCTTACAGATAAAGGCTGATACCCCAATGCAAAAGCTTTGGAACTATCCAAGGAAACATCTGTTGGTCTAGGTGCTGCCATTTTCACATCTTGTTGTCGGCAAGATTTAAGTCCGGTAGCAGGAAGTTGAAATACTTCTACTAATATCTGTCCAAAATCATAACGCGAAATCCGCTCTTTGCCACCTAAGTGAATGATGCCGTTAACTTTTTCTAATGCTAATAAAAGTCCTTTGGCGGCAGTTGTTCCACTTACTGGTGTGCGAAATTCATCTATAAATAAACTTAGTTCTTCTTCGGCTTGTAAAGTTTGAATAAATGGCTGAATAAAGCTTTTCGCTGTGGGTGTTGCTGCACCAAACATCAACGGCATCCGACACACTGCGGTCATGGGATACCTTTCTAGCATATCTGCTTCTGCGATCGCCTTTTGCTCACCGTAAAGATTTACAGGGCACACGGCATCTGTTTCTTGATAGGGAGCATTTAAGCCATCAAAAACTAAGTCGGTTGAAGTAAAAGCACAAGGAATAGAATTATCCGCACAAAGCCCGGCAATATTGCAGGATGCGATAACATTAATTGCGTGGGATTCTTTGGGGTTGGTTTGACAAAAATTTGGTTGCGAATGTGCAGCAGTATGAATAACTGCTTCTGGTTTTACATCATTAAAGATACGTTTCAATTCCTGAAAATTTGTTAAGTTCGCTTTTAACATTTTCATGTCAGGAATTTCTAAGGGATGAGATAAATAAGTGCCATAAATCTCCCATTCTTGTTTTGCAAGCTGGCAAAGATGCCACCCTAAAAAACCACTTGCTCCGGTGATTAACAATTTTTTCATGTCTAATCGCAAACCGCTCAAGAAAAAATCCTTTCTACAGCAGGTTTATATTCTACACTGAGTGGTGGTGATAAAATACTATTGCAGTAATTCCTGAAACTGCTTTTTACTACGCACTTTGCTAAAGTCTGGGTCAGTTTTTGCTAATTTCTTGTATTTATCAGGAACAAGCTTGATTGCTTTGTCTAGATTCTCAATTGCTAATTCTAGATTGCTTTGTAAAGCATAAGAGCAAGCTTTATTGTAATATGCTTGGTGCAAATCTTGCTTGATGGCGATCGCTCTATCATAAGATGCGATCGCATCTTGGTAGCGGTGTAGCTTTGTCAGAGCAATGCCTCGGTTAATTAAGGCCTCATATTTGTCGGGTTGGATAGCGATCGCTCTATTATAGGATGCAAAAGCATCTTGGTAGCGTTGCAACGATGTTAAGGCGATGCCTCGATTATACCAAGCTTCATATTTGTCGGGTTTGATGGCGATCGCTCGATCATAGGATGCAAGAGCGTCTTGGTAGCGTTGCAACGATGTTAAGGCGATGCCACGGTTAATCCAAGCTTCAGGACTCTCAACTTTGATGGCGATCGCTTTATCATAAGCTTTTATGGCATCTTCATAATTTTGTCTATCTAATAAATTATTGCCTTGATGAAAGTAATCTTCTGCTTTTTGCGTAGCCTTCGCTTCTATGAAAAGTTGGGTTACATTGCTTTCTTGAACAACCTGTGTAGTATTTTCTGCCGATGAGTTTGCCCCACCACTACAGCCAAATGCCAAGAAAGTTATCAAGCCAGATGCAACGAAGCAGTGCCGAAAAACCATGCTGTACCTACAAAAATTATTAGATGATGTTAAAATTTGTTAGTTTTTTGAGTATTATCAAAATACACTAGTTTTTACCCATTAATTTACTTATATTTATTTTCATAAAGAGTTTTGTTGACAATGCATAAAACTTTATTAAAATCAATAGTGTATAATATTATCATAATAAATACATATAAAGCAATCGCTTAGAACCTACTTTACTCAAAAAACAATTATTTGTGTTGCTATATATATTGCCTAGCTGGGACTCGTCCTAAACATCGTACTCGTGTAGTAATTTACCCTGATAAAAACCTTCTTCAATCCGCTAATACCGACGGTATAAATCAGCCAGGATCATAGGGATGAGCGTGGATGTAATATCAGAATCGCTAGTTTTTCCAACCTTTATCTCTATTAATTAGTTTTATTTTTCTTCAAAACAAAACACAAAGTCAACTCTATATTATTGATAAGTTGTAGACATAATTTCTATTAAATACATGGCAACTTATATGGTTGATATTACTTAAAAACGCAATAATAGGAAATGTTTCTCATATAAATTCCTAGTGTATTGCTAATGCCAGGAAATAATTTCTGGTATTAAATTTGGATATTTTGTATTCATTATTTTCTATTAAGGATATAAAGCTATGTCTATTTTCTCCCCTGATGGACGGACAAAAGTTAGCAACACCACAACTTTTCCGTTTAGTGCTATAGGAAAGATGAGAATACGCTGGAAAGGCCCAGATGGGGTTATTGATACTGCTGATGATATTATCATCAACGGCTCTGGTGCGATGATTTCTCCCTACCACTTTTTAACAGCAGGGCACTCTGTGTATGACACGAGATATGGGGGTTGGGCAGATAAAATTGAGGTGATGCTTGGTTCTAAAGGAAATATCATTGCTGGTACAAACCGAGCTGACTACGAGTACTATGGTGAAGCCAAATCTGTTCATACACGTTCTTTTGAAGGATGGATTCAAGGAGATCAGACGAAAAGCGAAACTTTTCAATACGATATAGGATTGGTGACTCTTGACCGCAATATTGGAAACTTCACTGGCTGGTTTAACTATGGATATGACGATAATCTCACCAGTGGAACTTTAATGAATGTTACTGGATACCCTTCTGATAAGTTTGATTCCAATATCGATGGGAAATTTGATAACTATGATATGTGGACTCAGAGTGGAAAAATCACAAGTACAACTGACTCGATCTTGCGTAGTAATGAGCTAGATATCTCACCTGGCAATAGTGGAGGCCCTCTCTGGCTGAATAATTCCAACACAAATAAACCGACTATTTATGGAGTAGCTTCAAATGAGACAACCAGCAACCAAACTCCGCTTTACAACGAGTTCGCCCGAATTACAAGCACTCGATATAATGAGATTCAAACCTGGATCAACGAAGACACTACTACACGCAAACCCACTGACAAAGCTGATTTAGTAGATTCTGATGTGTGGTTTAACACAACTCTTGGAAGTTTTAGTAATAACACTATTAAAAATGGGGAAAATTTTAGCATCACGGTCTATCCTCGCAACAATGGTACAGCCGCTACAGGTAATTTATCGGTTTCTTTTTACGCTTCTACTGATACCAATATCACTAATAGTATTGGCTCTCATTACTTAATTGGTAATACAACTATTTCTTCGATTAATCCATTCAATTCGGGAACAGCGACTTGGAACGGTGCGTTTCCTAATATCCCAATTGGAAATTACTATGTTATTTCATTTCTAGATCCAACTAATTCAATCCAAGAGTTTGATGAAAGTTTAACTAGCAACCAAAAGGTATTTAGAACTTTACTCACTGTTGCCAATAGTGCGATATCACCTCTGACCATTTCATCAACTCTTAGCTCTTCTTTAACAGCCCGTGAAGAAAATCTCACCACAGGTACAGCCAATATTAATGAGACTGGTAATAATCAGCTAAATGGTGGAAATAGCAATGACATCCTTATAGGGGGAAGTGGTAACGATACTTTCGTTGGAGCTTTAGGTAACGATACCCTAACTGGAGGAACTGGATCTGATGTTTTTATTATTAATACCCCTTCTGAAGGAATTGATAACATTACAGATTTTTCGTCTTTAGATGACACAATTTATGTTTCTAAAATAGGGTTTGGAGGTGGACTTAGTGAGGGTATACTTCAAGCCACGCAATTTTTTATCGGTTCAGTAGCACAAAACAGCAGCGATCGCTTTATCTACGACAATAATACAGGGGGATTATTTTTTGATGCTGATGGTACAGGCTTATCCGGTCAAATCGAAGTTGCTCAACTAGGAATGGGTCTAGCCATGACTAATGCAAATATTTTCGTGATTGCCTAATAAATAAAGACGCGAGAAATCGCGTCTCTACATGAGGGTTTTGAGTTTATCTGTGCAAGGCTTAATTAATGCCAAACACTGACTCGACAGTGGACTTAATCGAATCCCGCGCATCCTTTAAAGTTTGGCTAATGGGATGTTTTGCCTGCAAAAATGCCCGCGCACAGTTGCGTCCCGGCATTCCCGAAATTGAGCCACCTGGATGAGTCCCTGCACCAGTCAAAAATAGATTATCAATTGGCGTTTTGTAGTTGGCTATTTCTGGCAAGGGACGGAAAAATATCATTTGATCTAAAGTCATGTCAACATGATAATAATTTCCTTTGTACGCACCTAGTCTTTCTCCTAGTTCTGCTGGACTTTCTACCCGACGGGCGATAGTTGCATTTTTGACATTAGGTGCATAGTCTGCCAATTTATCAATCACCCGATCTGCAACTTTGTTTTTCAATTCATCCGTCCAACCAGTTCCTTTTAAACCAGTACCTTCTGCACCAGCAATTTGATAAGGGGCAAAAAACTCAATCCATAGGGTGTGCTTGCCTGGTGGTGCTAATGTGGGATCTAAATAACTAGGCATCACCAAATACATTGATGGGTCAGCATCAGGAATTTCTCCCAAAGTGCATTTACTGTGGGCTTGTTCTACATGAGCCACGGAATCTGCAATTAAGATAGAACCAACGAGATATTCATCTTTGTGAGCGTGGTGTGGAAAGCGCAGTGGTTCATCTAAAGCCAAATCTATCTTGAGGATGGTTTCGTTATTGTTAACGATGCGGCGTTCTAATCTTTCCCATAAATCTGGATCGGCTGCGTTAACATCGCTTTTATCTGTCATTTGTAAGAACAACCGCTTGGCATCAATATTAGAAATAACCCCGTGTTTGGCACGATATTCTTTCCCACCACCAACCCGCACACCTACAGCTTTGCCATCATCAATTAAAACTTTTTCAACATGTTGGTCTGTGAGAATAACGCCACCTTTACTTGTGACTAAATTCACCAAAGCTTGTACAAGTGCGCCAGTTCCGCCGCGAGGTCTGGCCATTCCCGGATTATGACGCATTGCCATCATAATTGCACCAATGGCAAGGGTTTTTTGTGATGGCGGCGCGCCCAGTTCTGATGCTAGTCTGGCTAGTGGCGCTTTCAGAAATTCTTCATCAAACCACTCGTTAAGTAAATCTTCAGCGCTGGTTAACATTGTGCGAATGAAGTCCAGCGTTTTGTTAGGGGAACCAATAACTGAGACTAAATCTTTCAGTTTGGTGATGTCGTAGTTACCAAGGATGTCTATAACTGACTTTGGCGGTGCGTTAAACATGGGAATCATTGCACCTAGCGATCGCTGCCAAAAATCTACAAATTCTGCATATTTTTTGGCATCACGTTCGTTGTAACGGGCGATTTCTGCACAAGTCTTTTCCACCGACTTATGTCCTAAGAAATACTTACCATCAGGATGAGGACAGAAAACAACTGGATCGCACTCCAAATAATGCAAGCCGTATTTTTCTAGTTCTAATTCTTCAACAACTGGCCCTAAGTGAATAAATTCATGGTCAATAGCACACAAATTGAATTTAAATCCAGGAGCTTCTTGCGGTAAACATTCTTCAGTTGTTGCTGCGCCACCTGGTACAGAACGCTTTTCTAGTAACAGAACGCTATAACCAGCTTTTAGCAAATAAGCTGCACAAACTAGCCCATTATGTCCAGCACCGATTAGGACAACATCATACTCTTGCATAGTTGGAATTTAGAAATAATTAGCTTTCTGAAATGTTAGAAAATTTTTATTACATTGACATCATCCCTCAGTAACAAAAATTATCTTTAAATAGTGTCAATCCTACTAAAGAGAGATTAAACTTGATGAGGGTATTTGTTTTACCTGAGCTTCTAACATCAGTATTAAAGTACCTTTTTGTACTTCTATATCTTTGATAGAAAAAGCTATATCCTCCCATTTAAAAGATGGTATGTTCATCAGTTCTTTAGCTTTCTGCATGAACGCTGTAATTAATTCTATGGAAATCCCTTCTCCTTCAGTACAGCTAAAACCCTCCAGCATCGCGGGTTGTGAATGAGTTCGTGGGCGAGCGATCGCAGTGTAAGCTAAAGGGCGAGTATTTCCCATTTCCTTTAACAACACCTTTCCCCTAAATTCTATTTTGCCATCACCAGGTAAAAATACCTGAATTTCTTCTGGCTCAAAACTGACAATTTCCCCATCTACATTCAACCCAAAGTTTTGCATCTGGCTACGAACAAAGTCTGAGGTCAAGGCACGGTTAATATCTACTTCTGTGAGTACAACGCGAATAATTGTATTTACTGGCTCATTAAGTTCTATTTGACCAAAAAGAGCGCTAAAGGGATTGATGGCAATACTATCTGTTTGCAGTTTTATTTCTTGTACGCGAATGTCTTCTTTAATGACTAATCCTTGCCCTGCAACCGCAACTCCATCTGCCTGTCCCTGAAGTATTTTTAACAGATCGGTTTTTACATCTATTTCTATTTGTTCTACTTCATCTAGCTGATTGGATATTTGTTTTTCAGCTTCTTGGGATAGAAATTGTTCTTCTAACCGATGCTCATCAGGCATGAATTATTAATTCTCCTAAATGTCCTCTTACTCATAACTGTAAAGGCTAATTCTGGAGAGTAAATCTATATTGGGGTATAGGTAATTTGTGATTTAGAAATAAGACTGCGATCGTTACAGCACTGACAGCTATTATGCAATACAGACCGCCAGGGAATAGAATTCCCTGTCTAATGGTGCAAGTCCTCTAGAAGAGGACTAGAAAAACTTGGGTTAAAGCACTGACAGCTATTATGCAATACAGTACAGTTTTTCTTTTTGCCCTTTTCTATCATAGCTTTCAGCTTTGAGGATGTACCTCATAGCTGCCGGAAGTGCTGTATGCAGCGATCGCAATTATTCTCTCCTCTATCTCGTTCCCAGTCGGAGACTGGGAACGAGGAAAAACGAGGAAAAAATTTGCTGAACGCAACCATCAAACCCCCCAGCATCAAACAGTGGTTGTCTGTAAAATGGGAGACTTTACCTGACGTTGACTCCTGACAACCATCTCAATGGGGCGATCTGGGCCTGTCACCAAACCACGACGTTTAGGTAGCACTTCACCTTTATTAACTAGTTCTAATTCCTTACTAGAAAGGATTTGAGCAAGTGCAAGCTTCATTTCCAACTGGGCAAATGCCAGCCCAATACAGCGCCTAGCACCACCGCCAAAGGGCAAATATTCATAAGCGGAAAATTGCCGTTCTAAAAAGCGTTCTGGCTTAAACTGCTTAGGTTCTGGATAAATATCTTCCCGTTGGTGGGTCAGATAAATAGAACCAAGTAGGATTGTACCCGATTCTAATTCATAACCACCTAGCGATATCGGGGTTCTGACTACCCTTGACAAAGTTAGTATAGCTACTGGGTAAATCCGCAATGTCTCGGAACAAACAGCGTTGAGATAAGGTAACTTGAAAACGGTGCTGGGATCTGGGTTGTCGCCCAAGCTATCTAATTCTTGCAGTAGCTTTTGGCGCACTGATGGTATTTTGTGAATCCAGTATAATGCCCATGCCAAGGCTGTCGCTGTGGTTTCGTGACCAGCGACTAACAGAGTCATCAATTCATCGCGCAACTCTTCATCGGTCATGGGTTGACCGGCTTCATCTCTAGCAGCCATGAGTAAGCTAAGAATATCCGTGCGTGATGAATCTGGTTGTTCTCGACGTTCTCGAATTTCCTGGTAGATGAGTTCGTCAGCTTCTTGCTGAAGGCGCTTCTGTTTTCCCCAGAAGTTAATCGGCCTAAAATCCCTTTGCAAAGCTGGAAAATAAAGCAAAGCTACACTTAAGCGAGAACTGGCTTTTTCTAAAAGATCGCCCAAAAAGTGCTGTAGTTTTTCGGCGCGAGGCCCTTCATATAGACCAAATACAGCTTGCATAATCACCCGTAAGGTAATAGCTTGAGTTGCAGACCGAATATTAAAGCGTTTACCTATTTGGTATTGGCTGATAACTTGCTTGGTGACATCGGTAATCACCTGGCTATAGTTCCGCATTCTTTCGCCATGAAATGGAGGCATTAGCAACTGACGTTGGCGCTGGTGTTCTGCGCCGCTGATAGTAATCACAGAATGCTTGCCCAATAAAGGTTCAAACAGCTGATTCAAATCGCCAGGTGCTTCCAATTCTTTGGTATCATTTGTCAAAATTTGCTGTTGCGCTTCGGGGTTGCTGACAATCACTATAGGAGGCAGATTTTTGTCTAATCGGAGAGTAAAAATCTCGCCATAGCTTTTGGCACAAGCCTCCATAAATGACATCGGATTAACAACCCAGCGCAGCATCTGTACAACTGCTGGAGTTTGCGGCCCATTTGGGAATTTCATAAATTTTTTTCCTACTTAATATTTTTTTGCTACTTCAACTAATTGAAATCTTGGTTGCGTAACTATTTAAAGTACTTATTCTAACGTTGCAAAAAAGCAATAAACTGTTACAACCTCGAAGATGTAAAATTTTGGTTAAATTCAACGAGCATCTACAGTTTCACCTCATCGTCAAAAGGTACTCAGCATGACTGCAATCTCCGCAAAGGCATCTTCAGCGCTTCCTAATTTTTCGGAAGGGATTCAATATTTTGGTGAAGCTTTACCAAATTTTGAAACTTATGGTGCAACACCTGCTATTGAGTCGGGCAAAATCGCGATCGCATTTCCCACAGATAAAGCAGCTGTATATCAAACTTTACTTGCCGCCGATGCCTTACGCTACCTGACTTTGCAAGTTACTGGTAGTAAGGCTTCTGGGCATCCCGGCGGATTTGCTAGCCAAGCAGAAGCTTACGCATCTCTTGTCATGCTGGGATACAAGAACATCATTACCGAAGTCGGACACCACGCCCCCGGATTTTATAGTGCCATGTTCTTGGATCGTTCGCTAGAGGACATGGGAATTTTTACAGTCCAACAATTGCGCGATCGCTTCCGAGAAAAGCACGGACTATTAGGACACCTTTCTGGTTACATTCCTGGTATTCTCGCACCTGCGGGGCCTTTAGGACAAGGGCAACACTTTGCAATGGCGGCTGCACTGTTGCACAAAGATAAATTATTCCCCTTTACAGTTGGGGATGGTGGATTGGGTGAGCCTTATATTGTAAGTGCGATCGCTCACTTCCATACAGCTTATCCTGCTGTCACCAACTTCTTGCCGGTGTTAGTGTGGAACGGTTACAGCCAAGAACATCACAGCATGGTTTCCCTCAAAACCAATGAACAGATGCAAGCATATTGGCAAGGTAACGGTTTTGATGAAGTCGTGTTAGTGGATGCCAAAGATTTTGACGATCAAAACCAACCAGGGGATTACGTTGA
This portion of the Nostoc sp. GT001 genome encodes:
- a CDS encoding alkaline phosphatase; amino-acid sequence: MVDYRNFEQFLHSRIKRRNLIIGAGALSGLAIANQFSSQRAIARSRFSNYPFTLGVASGEPYPTSVVIWTRLAPEPLNGGGMPPVNVPIRWEVATDSNMRRIVSRGTVLATPELAHSVRVVVEGLQSDTWYWYRFLVGQDASPVGRTRTAPLANSYLNKFNFALVSCQHYEQGYYTAYKYLAKDDLDLVVHVGDYIYEGGITENRPRQHNGSEIFTLEDYRNRHALYKTDTNLQAAHAAFPWIVTWDDHEVENNYANNISQIDTEPDQDRAIFLQRRAIAYQAYYEHMPLRPFSRPVGPDMQLYRRLSFGNLATFHVLDTRQYRTDQPCGDGTKERCPENLDPNATITGKAQEDWLFDGLNNSKAKWNVLAQQVPIAQRDTTPGEGGTYSMDKWDGYVASRDRLMAFLGQRQPSNPISLAGDVHSNWAMNLKANFDNPESATLGSEFVATSISSGGDGADSNPNVEAYLPDNPHIKFYNAQRGYVRCALTPTTWKTDYLVMSKVTTPNGTISKRASFVVEDGRPEIQQA
- the crtO gene encoding beta-carotene ketolase CrtO; translated protein: MQEYDVVLIGAGHNGLVCAAYLLKAGYSVLLLEKRSVPGGAATTEECLPQEAPGFKFNLCAIDHEFIHLGPVVEELELEKYGLHYLECDPVVFCPHPDGKYFLGHKSVEKTCAEIARYNERDAKKYAEFVDFWQRSLGAMIPMFNAPPKSVIDILGNYDITKLKDLVSVIGSPNKTLDFIRTMLTSAEDLLNEWFDEEFLKAPLARLASELGAPPSQKTLAIGAIMMAMRHNPGMARPRGGTGALVQALVNLVTSKGGVILTDQHVEKVLIDDGKAVGVRVGGGKEYRAKHGVISNIDAKRLFLQMTDKSDVNAADPDLWERLERRIVNNNETILKIDLALDEPLRFPHHAHKDEYLVGSILIADSVAHVEQAHSKCTLGEIPDADPSMYLVMPSYLDPTLAPPGKHTLWIEFFAPYQIAGAEGTGLKGTGWTDELKNKVADRVIDKLADYAPNVKNATIARRVESPAELGERLGAYKGNYYHVDMTLDQMIFFRPLPEIANYKTPIDNLFLTGAGTHPGGSISGMPGRNCARAFLQAKHPISQTLKDARDSIKSTVESVFGIN
- a CDS encoding cytochrome P450, with protein sequence MKFPNGPQTPAVVQMLRWVVNPMSFMEACAKSYGEIFTLRLDKNLPPIVIVSNPEAQQQILTNDTKELEAPGDLNQLFEPLLGKHSVITISGAEHQRQRQLLMPPFHGERMRNYSQVITDVTKQVISQYQIGKRFNIRSATQAITLRVIMQAVFGLYEGPRAEKLQHFLGDLLEKASSRLSVALLYFPALQRDFRPINFWGKQKRLQQEADELIYQEIRERREQPDSSRTDILSLLMAARDEAGQPMTDEELRDELMTLLVAGHETTATALAWALYWIHKIPSVRQKLLQELDSLGDNPDPSTVFKLPYLNAVCSETLRIYPVAILTLSRVVRTPISLGGYELESGTILLGSIYLTHQREDIYPEPKQFKPERFLERQFSAYEYLPFGGGARRCIGLAFAQLEMKLALAQILSSKELELVNKGEVLPKRRGLVTGPDRPIEMVVRSQRQVKSPILQTTTV
- a CDS encoding trypsin-like serine protease, giving the protein MSIFSPDGRTKVSNTTTFPFSAIGKMRIRWKGPDGVIDTADDIIINGSGAMISPYHFLTAGHSVYDTRYGGWADKIEVMLGSKGNIIAGTNRADYEYYGEAKSVHTRSFEGWIQGDQTKSETFQYDIGLVTLDRNIGNFTGWFNYGYDDNLTSGTLMNVTGYPSDKFDSNIDGKFDNYDMWTQSGKITSTTDSILRSNELDISPGNSGGPLWLNNSNTNKPTIYGVASNETTSNQTPLYNEFARITSTRYNEIQTWINEDTTTRKPTDKADLVDSDVWFNTTLGSFSNNTIKNGENFSITVYPRNNGTAATGNLSVSFYASTDTNITNSIGSHYLIGNTTISSINPFNSGTATWNGAFPNIPIGNYYVISFLDPTNSIQEFDESLTSNQKVFRTLLTVANSAISPLTISSTLSSSLTAREENLTTGTANINETGNNQLNGGNSNDILIGGSGNDTFVGALGNDTLTGGTGSDVFIINTPSEGIDNITDFSSLDDTIYVSKIGFGGGLSEGILQATQFFIGSVAQNSSDRFIYDNNTGGLFFDADGTGLSGQIEVAQLGMGLAMTNANIFVIA
- a CDS encoding PEP-CTERM sorting domain-containing protein — encoded protein: MKLVPNLLVAATIALGFSTIDVKSASAAIVNYAFTVDTPLTKDNGFFSFDDSTFRNDYNTEAPIKSLSFKFDGDSTIYTEQDDANYPDFPLVFKTTSLTGQTYFGLDYQFNDKANPSSSISYEIIGEDFTIYSKTSPNAELISGTVSYRQVPESTPLVGVLFACSLGSIMMKRKVASMKKIKI
- a CDS encoding tetratricopeptide repeat protein — its product is MVFRHCFVASGLITFLAFGCSGGANSSAENTTQVVQESNVTQLFIEAKATQKAEDYFHQGNNLLDRQNYEDAIKAYDKAIAIKVESPEAWINRGIALTSLQRYQDALASYDRAIAIKPDKYEAWYNRGIALTSLQRYQDAFASYNRAIAIQPDKYEALINRGIALTKLHRYQDAIASYDRAIAIKQDLHQAYYNKACSYALQSNLELAIENLDKAIKLVPDKYKKLAKTDPDFSKVRSKKQFQELLQ
- a CDS encoding DUF2993 domain-containing protein; the protein is MPDEHRLEEQFLSQEAEKQISNQLDEVEQIEIDVKTDLLKILQGQADGVAVAGQGLVIKEDIRVQEIKLQTDSIAINPFSALFGQIELNEPVNTIIRVVLTEVDINRALTSDFVRSQMQNFGLNVDGEIVSFEPEEIQVFLPGDGKIEFRGKVLLKEMGNTRPLAYTAIARPRTHSQPAMLEGFSCTEGEGISIELITAFMQKAKELMNIPSFKWEDIAFSIKDIEVQKGTLILMLEAQVKQIPSSSLISL
- a CDS encoding NAD(P)-dependent oxidoreductase, with the translated sequence MKKLLITGASGFLGWHLCQLAKQEWEIYGTYLSHPLEIPDMKMLKANLTNFQELKRIFNDVKPEAVIHTAAHSQPNFCQTNPKESHAINVIASCNIAGLCADNSIPCAFTSTDLVFDGLNAPYQETDAVCPVNLYGEQKAIAEADMLERYPMTAVCRMPLMFGAATPTAKSFIQPFIQTLQAEEELSLFIDEFRTPVSGTTAAKGLLLALEKVNGIIHLGGKERISRYDFGQILVEVFQLPATGLKSCRQQDVKMAAPRPTDVSLDSSKAFALGYQPLSVREELEAIQLS